One stretch of Pseudomonas fluorescens Q2-87 DNA includes these proteins:
- a CDS encoding DUF72 domain-containing protein — protein MHLYLGCAGWSLPRDQWPAFPVEGTHLQRYSARLPAVEINSSFYRPHRPATYAKWADSVPPDFRFSVKVPKIITHERRLLDCEGLVDEFLGQCSLLGEKLGCLLIQLPPSLAFDDAVAGAFFRILRDRYQGHAVLEPRHPSWLAPQASALLHNLRIGRVGADPSPLPGGDQPAGWPGIRYYRLHGSPRIYYSPYEDNWLEPFAKRLKSDPDTPTWCIFDNTASGAATADALRLLALMHA, from the coding sequence ATGCATCTTTACCTGGGCTGCGCCGGCTGGTCGCTTCCCCGCGACCAATGGCCGGCCTTCCCTGTCGAGGGAACGCATCTGCAGCGCTACAGCGCCCGTTTGCCAGCCGTGGAGATCAACAGCTCGTTCTACCGCCCCCACCGTCCCGCCACTTATGCGAAGTGGGCGGACAGCGTACCGCCGGACTTTCGGTTCTCGGTCAAGGTGCCGAAGATAATCACCCACGAACGACGACTGCTCGATTGCGAAGGGCTGGTGGATGAGTTCCTGGGACAATGCTCGCTGCTGGGAGAAAAGCTCGGCTGCCTGTTGATCCAACTACCGCCGTCTCTGGCCTTCGATGACGCGGTGGCCGGGGCGTTTTTCAGGATCTTGCGTGATCGCTATCAAGGCCATGCGGTGCTGGAGCCACGGCATCCGAGCTGGCTTGCGCCCCAGGCGTCGGCGCTGCTGCATAACCTGCGCATCGGTCGCGTCGGCGCCGATCCCTCGCCCTTGCCCGGTGGCGATCAGCCCGCAGGTTGGCCCGGCATTCGTTACTACCGGTTGCATGGCTCGCCGCGGATCTACTATTCGCCTTACGAAGACAACTGGCTGGAGCCATTCGCCAAGCGATTGAAGAGCGACCCGGACACGCCCACCTGGTGCATTTTCGACAACACCGCCAGCGGCGCCGCGACGGCCGATGCGTTGCGATTGCTGGCACTGATGCACGCCTGA
- a CDS encoding sensor domain-containing diguanylate cyclase has protein sequence MGDASKIDMLRFDLSDLDEGVLHTILELVSDGIWDWNANTGFVYRNPGWYTMLGYLPHTLDNTVLTWESVIHPEDYPRVMALFDDYLEQRSHGYQAEYRCRTQDSSYIWIEDRGYIIARNPDGTVARMIGAHRSIDDKKRLFEQLERRNKSLEAIIDERTRELSRVNHQLQIQLDENRRLAETDALTRVANRYRLEQALPLACERAQRFREPLSLIAMDVDDFKDINDRYGHAFGDAALVQVVQAVKRCERDGDLLVRWGGDEFIMILPNTTLADASLMAETIRRSLSDLLPVGDFQITMSFGVVQRFEDEQQAGLLHRADQALYRSKLAGKNVICE, from the coding sequence ATGGGGGATGCCTCGAAGATCGATATGTTGCGGTTCGACTTGTCCGATCTGGACGAAGGCGTGCTGCATACCATTCTGGAACTGGTCAGCGATGGCATCTGGGACTGGAACGCCAACACCGGGTTCGTCTACCGCAACCCCGGTTGGTACACGATGCTGGGCTATCTGCCACACACGCTGGACAACACCGTGCTGACCTGGGAAAGCGTGATCCACCCCGAGGATTATCCACGGGTCATGGCCTTGTTCGACGACTACCTGGAACAACGATCCCACGGCTATCAGGCCGAATACCGCTGCCGCACGCAGGACAGTTCCTACATCTGGATCGAAGATCGCGGTTACATCATCGCCCGCAATCCTGACGGCACGGTGGCCCGCATGATCGGGGCCCATCGCAGCATCGACGACAAGAAACGCCTGTTCGAACAACTGGAGCGGCGCAACAAGTCCCTGGAAGCCATCATCGACGAACGCACCCGCGAACTGTCCCGGGTCAACCATCAGTTGCAGATCCAGCTCGACGAGAACCGCAGGCTCGCCGAGACCGACGCCTTGACCCGGGTCGCCAACCGCTATCGCCTGGAGCAAGCGCTGCCGTTGGCCTGCGAGCGCGCCCAACGCTTTCGCGAGCCCTTGTCGCTGATCGCCATGGATGTCGACGATTTCAAGGACATCAATGATCGTTACGGCCACGCTTTCGGCGACGCAGCGCTGGTGCAAGTGGTGCAGGCGGTCAAACGCTGCGAGCGCGACGGCGACTTGCTGGTGCGCTGGGGCGGTGATGAATTCATCATGATTTTGCCCAACACCACATTGGCCGACGCCAGCCTGATGGCCGAAACCATTCGCCGGAGCCTGTCCGACCTGCTACCGGTTGGCGATTTTCAGATCACCATGAGTTTTGGTGTGGTCCAGCGCTTCGAGGATGAACAACAGGCGGGATTGCTGCACCGGGCTGACCAGGCGCTGTATCGCTCCAAGCTGGCGGGCAAGAACGTCATTTGCGAATGA
- a CDS encoding LysR family transcriptional regulator, producing the protein MDLFQAMTVYVKVVETGSLTAAAQACEMSTTMVGNHLRALEQRLGMRLINRTTRRQRLTEFGSAYYQRCLEVLGLVADSERLAEQTQGEPTGTLRITAPLTFGTECLAPALAEFSQRYPQVKLDVVLTNQRLDLLDHGFDVAVRLGLPDSKLIARPLMDYTLTACAAPAYLARRGIPQKPTDLQQHDCLSFAYLAGDEWRFAQDQWPINGPEGEIKVPVSGPMLINSSAGLHRAAQAGMGVVMLPDALVAQDLKDGALIALLQDYQLPHRPMSLMYAQDRYRLPKLRSFVDFALEKWGKPQLATN; encoded by the coding sequence ATGGATCTATTCCAGGCAATGACCGTTTACGTGAAGGTGGTGGAGACCGGCAGCCTGACAGCGGCTGCCCAGGCGTGCGAAATGTCCACGACCATGGTGGGCAATCACCTCCGCGCATTGGAGCAACGCCTCGGCATGCGCCTGATCAACCGTACGACCCGGCGTCAGCGCCTGACTGAATTTGGCTCGGCTTACTACCAGCGCTGCCTGGAAGTGCTGGGGCTGGTGGCCGATTCCGAGCGCCTGGCCGAACAGACCCAGGGCGAGCCCACCGGCACCCTGCGCATCACCGCGCCGCTGACTTTCGGCACTGAATGCCTGGCGCCGGCCCTGGCCGAATTCAGCCAGCGTTACCCGCAAGTCAAGCTCGACGTGGTGCTGACCAATCAACGCCTGGACTTGCTCGACCACGGCTTCGACGTTGCCGTCCGTCTCGGCCTTCCCGACTCGAAGCTGATCGCCCGCCCCTTGATGGACTACACCCTGACTGCCTGCGCCGCCCCGGCTTACCTTGCACGACGAGGCATCCCGCAAAAACCCACCGACCTGCAACAGCACGACTGCCTGTCGTTCGCCTATCTGGCAGGCGACGAGTGGCGCTTCGCCCAGGACCAATGGCCGATCAACGGTCCGGAAGGCGAAATCAAGGTGCCGGTGAGCGGGCCGATGCTGATCAACAGTTCCGCGGGCCTGCATCGCGCGGCCCAGGCCGGCATGGGCGTGGTGATGCTGCCCGACGCGCTGGTGGCGCAGGACCTCAAGGATGGAGCGCTGATAGCACTGCTGCAGGATTATCAACTGCCCCATCGCCCGATGAGCCTGATGTATGCCCAGGATCGCTACCGTTTGCCGAAGTTGCGCAGCTTTGTCGACTTTGCGTTGGAGAAATGGGGGAAGCCTCAACTCGCAACCAATTGA